One Cedecea neteri DNA segment encodes these proteins:
- a CDS encoding Gfo/Idh/MocA family protein, whose product MSNPNPTSPIRVAIIGPGQIAENVHAAYYTTNPSLALVAACGRDLARTRAFADKLNIPAVYDDVGQMLREAKPEIVSVCSPNILHYEHVIQALEAGCHVLCEKPPAMTVAQADEMRRAAEKANRVLAYNFHHRFALDSALLREQVQAGALGDVYVTTAKALRRSGVPSWGNFISKESQGGGPLIDLGIHMLDAALYVLGFPKVTRVMAHSFRRLGNTKNSGQYGEWDPALYTVEDALFGVVEFEGGGILRLDTSFILNVEETSQMNVEFCGERAGATLFPVHIYHDRDGKLETLQHRETADDRRHFRAMESFVRHVQGEAAMVADAEQGYVVQQIVAALYASAEQGGGWVTL is encoded by the coding sequence ATGTCCAACCCCAACCCCACATCCCCCATACGAGTCGCCATCATCGGGCCGGGGCAGATCGCCGAGAACGTGCACGCAGCTTACTATACTACTAATCCTTCTCTGGCTTTGGTGGCGGCCTGCGGGCGCGATCTGGCGCGGACTCGAGCGTTTGCAGATAAGTTAAACATTCCGGCGGTGTATGACGATGTCGGGCAGATGCTGCGTGAGGCGAAGCCGGAGATCGTCAGCGTTTGTTCGCCCAATATTCTGCACTATGAGCACGTGATACAGGCGCTGGAGGCGGGTTGCCATGTGCTTTGCGAGAAGCCTCCGGCGATGACGGTGGCGCAGGCCGACGAGATGCGGCGGGCGGCGGAAAAGGCCAATCGGGTGCTGGCCTATAATTTCCACCATCGCTTTGCGCTGGACAGCGCCCTGCTGCGCGAGCAGGTTCAGGCTGGGGCGCTGGGGGATGTCTATGTCACCACGGCCAAAGCGCTGCGCCGCAGCGGCGTGCCGTCGTGGGGGAATTTTATCAGTAAGGAGTCGCAGGGCGGCGGCCCGCTGATCGATCTAGGCATTCATATGCTCGACGCCGCGCTTTACGTGCTCGGCTTCCCAAAAGTAACGCGGGTGATGGCCCACAGCTTCCGCAGGCTGGGCAACACGAAAAACAGCGGCCAGTATGGCGAGTGGGATCCGGCGCTTTATACGGTGGAAGACGCGTTGTTCGGCGTCGTCGAGTTTGAAGGCGGCGGCATTCTACGTTTGGACACCTCTTTTATTCTCAACGTGGAAGAAACCTCGCAAATGAACGTCGAGTTCTGCGGCGAGCGAGCCGGTGCCACGCTGTTCCCGGTCCATATTTATCATGACCGCGACGGCAAGCTGGAAACGCTCCAGCACCGGGAGACCGCCGACGATCGCCGCCATTTCCGTGCCATGGAAAGCTTTGTGCGCCACGTTCAGGGCGAGGCAGCCATGGTGGCCGATGCAGAACAGGGTTATGTCGTGCAGCAGATCGTCGCCGCGCTCTACGCTTCGGCGGAACAGGGCGGCGGCTGGGTAACGCTTTAA
- a CDS encoding phospholipase D family protein: MILKNILLQGLVSGDEHIHSIKNVLSDEKNNKIIISVAFARKNGVHLLKETLSKFKDKVELFVGIANGVTSKQAVEEIIKCGISPYLINMGTVSRIFHPKIYLAFQKEGIHIITGSANLTYSGLNENIEISTHVFLQKGSSDYDVLTDKIKSSFDFLKKKHPNNVRRINSNEELNILHEDGFLEDEDIKNSALILSKTKSKKPKFVPEFPKVIATKKLTSITRHISHNENYVGEIWKSKPLTRRDLNIPTAIKTNPTGSMFFKKGLFSNIDQRHYFRNDLFGDLTWVIDVNPNKKHLERAEAIFEIIVNGVCYGDFKLKLTHDSRIDSKTYKQNNSVTQIHWGEAKNYISREELLRKTMILYHIGPNRYQISIE; the protein is encoded by the coding sequence ATGATTTTAAAAAATATACTACTACAGGGTTTGGTTTCAGGAGATGAACATATTCATTCAATAAAGAATGTGTTATCAGATGAAAAGAATAATAAGATTATCATTAGCGTGGCATTTGCAAGAAAAAATGGAGTGCATCTGCTCAAAGAGACGCTCTCCAAGTTCAAAGATAAAGTTGAACTATTCGTTGGTATTGCTAATGGTGTAACCTCAAAGCAAGCGGTAGAGGAAATTATTAAATGTGGTATTTCTCCATATTTAATAAATATGGGAACAGTATCGAGAATATTCCACCCTAAAATATATCTTGCTTTTCAGAAGGAAGGAATACATATCATTACTGGTAGTGCAAATCTAACATACTCTGGGCTTAATGAAAATATAGAAATTAGTACGCATGTTTTTTTACAAAAGGGATCATCAGATTATGATGTTTTAACAGATAAAATTAAGTCAAGTTTCGATTTTTTGAAAAAAAAACATCCTAATAATGTAAGAAGAATTAATAGTAATGAAGAGTTAAATATTTTACATGAAGATGGTTTTTTAGAAGATGAAGATATTAAAAATTCAGCATTAATACTAAGTAAAACAAAAAGTAAAAAACCTAAATTTGTCCCTGAATTCCCAAAGGTTATTGCAACAAAAAAATTAACCAGCATTACTCGACACATATCACATAATGAAAATTATGTGGGTGAAATATGGAAAAGTAAACCTTTAACCAGAAGGGATTTAAATATACCGACAGCTATAAAAACAAACCCAACAGGCTCAATGTTTTTCAAAAAAGGATTGTTCAGCAATATTGACCAGCGACATTATTTCAGAAATGATTTATTTGGTGATCTAACATGGGTTATAGATGTCAATCCTAATAAAAAACATTTAGAAAGAGCGGAGGCCATTTTTGAAATAATAGTCAATGGGGTTTGTTATGGTGATTTTAAATTAAAGCTGACACATGACAGCAGGATCGATAGTAAAACATATAAACAAAATAATAGTGTTACTCAGATCCATTGGGGAGAGGCTAAAAATTATATTTCAAGAGAGGAGTTGCTTAGAAAAACAATGATTCTTTATCATATTGGTCCTAATAGATATCAAATTTCTATTGAGTAA
- a CDS encoding helix-turn-helix domain-containing protein, which translates to MRTTPNYREIFCKRLRASRLASSLSQKKLGMLAGIDEFAASARINRYERGIHEVDVQTAQHLATVLNVPLAYFYADDDQLAELILAFGRSVSQK; encoded by the coding sequence ATGCGAACCACTCCAAACTACCGTGAAATTTTCTGCAAAAGGCTCAGGGCATCACGCCTTGCCAGCAGTCTGTCGCAGAAAAAGCTGGGTATGTTGGCGGGTATAGATGAGTTTGCAGCAAGTGCACGTATCAATCGGTATGAGCGAGGGATTCATGAGGTTGATGTTCAAACTGCCCAGCACCTGGCTACTGTATTGAATGTTCCGCTGGCCTACTTTTATGCTGATGACGATCAACTTGCAGAGTTGATCCTCGCCTTTGGTCGATCCGTATCTCAAAAATGA
- a CDS encoding class I SAM-dependent methyltransferase, whose amino-acid sequence MNSSYYQIHAQTFFDGTVNVDMSSLHETFTSRLPAHAKVLDAGCGSGRDAFAFTQMGYQVEAFDASPELVTLAREHTCLPVEQMTFAEVDAKDVYDGIWCCASLLHVPFVQLPGVMQKLAAALKRKGVWYFSFKYGDSEREKDGRSFTDINEERLATLLQDLSDLEIAEQWITQDVRPDRDEMWLNVILIRR is encoded by the coding sequence ATGAACTCCAGTTATTACCAGATTCATGCCCAAACTTTTTTCGACGGCACGGTGAACGTGGATATGTCCTCGCTACATGAGACGTTTACCAGTCGCCTGCCTGCCCATGCAAAAGTGCTGGATGCAGGGTGTGGTTCCGGGCGGGACGCTTTTGCCTTTACGCAGATGGGCTATCAGGTAGAGGCTTTCGATGCCTCTCCTGAGCTGGTTACGCTCGCACGCGAGCATACCTGCCTGCCGGTGGAACAGATGACTTTTGCTGAGGTAGATGCAAAGGACGTGTACGACGGTATCTGGTGCTGTGCCTCCTTGCTTCACGTCCCTTTTGTACAGTTGCCGGGCGTAATGCAGAAACTGGCGGCAGCTTTAAAGCGGAAGGGCGTCTGGTACTTCTCATTTAAGTATGGCGATAGCGAGCGTGAGAAGGATGGCCGCAGCTTTACCGATATCAATGAGGAAAGACTGGCTACTCTTTTACAGGATCTGTCCGATCTGGAGATCGCAGAACAATGGATCACTCAGGATGTTCGCCCCGATCGCGATGAGATGTGGCTGAACGTTATTCTTATTCGCCGCTAA
- a CDS encoding tyrosine-type recombinase/integrase: protein MALTDIKVRTAKPMDKQYKLTDGNGMHLLVHPNGSRYWRLQYRFGGKQKMLALGVYPEVSLADARARRDEARKLLANSIDPGDKKKNDKVELEEARTFEQLAVEWHATNKKWSEEHSRRVLKSLEDNLFPAIGKRNIAELKTRDLLVPIKAVEMSGRLEVASRLQQRTTAIMRYAVQSGLLDYNPAQEMVGAVASSNRQHRPALELRRTPELLQRIDSYTGRPLTRLAVELTLLVFIRSSELRFARWSEIDFETSMWTIPAEREAIEGVKHSQRGSKMRTPHLVPLSRQALAILKQVHKLSGDRDFVFIGDHDHRKPMSENTVNKALRVMGYDTKVEVCGHGFRTMACSSLIESGLWSRDAVERQMSHMERNSVRAAYIHKAEHLDERKLMLQWWADFLDANREGILRPYDFKN, encoded by the coding sequence ATGGCTCTAACAGATATCAAAGTCAGAACAGCCAAGCCAATGGATAAGCAATACAAGCTTACTGATGGCAACGGTATGCATCTTCTCGTCCATCCAAATGGTTCAAGGTATTGGCGTCTGCAGTACCGCTTTGGGGGGAAACAAAAGATGCTGGCTTTGGGTGTATATCCTGAAGTGTCCCTTGCAGATGCCAGAGCTCGTCGTGATGAAGCGCGTAAGCTTTTGGCAAACAGCATTGATCCGGGAGACAAAAAGAAAAATGACAAAGTTGAGCTGGAAGAAGCACGCACTTTTGAACAGCTCGCCGTTGAGTGGCATGCCACAAATAAAAAGTGGTCGGAAGAACATAGTCGGCGGGTGCTGAAAAGTCTGGAGGACAACCTCTTTCCTGCCATAGGCAAACGTAACATTGCTGAACTTAAAACGAGAGATCTGTTAGTGCCAATCAAAGCCGTAGAGATGTCTGGACGTCTTGAGGTAGCTTCACGGCTACAACAACGTACTACGGCAATTATGCGTTATGCAGTACAGAGCGGTTTGCTCGACTACAATCCCGCGCAGGAGATGGTTGGTGCCGTTGCTTCAAGTAACCGGCAGCATCGACCAGCATTGGAGTTGAGGCGTACTCCTGAACTCCTTCAACGCATTGACAGTTATACCGGTAGGCCTTTGACTCGTCTTGCCGTTGAACTAACCCTCCTTGTCTTCATTCGTTCCAGTGAACTGCGTTTTGCTCGTTGGTCAGAGATCGATTTTGAAACATCTATGTGGACGATACCAGCAGAGCGAGAAGCTATTGAAGGGGTGAAGCACTCCCAGCGTGGCTCAAAAATGCGTACACCTCATTTGGTGCCATTATCTCGTCAGGCGTTAGCAATCCTTAAACAGGTACACAAACTTAGTGGCGATCGCGATTTTGTTTTCATTGGCGATCACGACCATCGCAAACCGATGAGTGAAAACACGGTGAACAAGGCGCTGCGTGTTATGGGTTATGACACGAAGGTTGAGGTTTGTGGGCATGGTTTCAGGACAATGGCCTGTAGTTCATTGATTGAGTCTGGATTGTGGTCGAGGGATGCAGTGGAACGGCAAATGAGCCATATGGAGCGGAACTCAGTGCGTGCGGCATATATTCATAAAGCTGAGCATCTTGATGAGCGCAAACTGATGCTGCAATGGTGGGCTGATTTTCTGGATGCGAATCGGGAAGGGATATTACGGCCATACGATTTTAAAAACTGA
- a CDS encoding HNH endonuclease, translating into MRFYQVDPALENYWRGVILFGNNFATYKFALAHALYDVERNNTLVMLEDLAVPFSKHICEHLKLAPKQTLNMSKQGPFLTAAVQYSNGEISHGQLIQATVKHGFKVVLDAFHNVSGSQIDKQFFINEVRSSQGIRLTDDFYRLMEAPQFHNLIHETDARWRLVEKAWEMNLPPQLLDVHFDPQQETLFTQLANSRITLTNCRNSLNGYQKGHCFYCHAPVSLETGHPLLADVDHFLPLVAQHGMPGTNLNGVWNLVLACQSCNRGEQGKFARVPHIDLLYRLHARNEYFINSRLPLHEAIINQTGNNEAKRRAFLNDRWNEAHACRLQTWQPIMQKELIL; encoded by the coding sequence ATGCGTTTTTACCAGGTCGATCCTGCGCTGGAAAACTACTGGCGGGGCGTGATCCTCTTTGGGAACAACTTCGCCACCTACAAGTTTGCGCTGGCCCATGCGCTGTACGATGTCGAGCGCAATAACACGCTGGTGATGCTGGAAGATTTAGCTGTGCCCTTCAGCAAACATATCTGTGAGCATCTGAAGCTGGCGCCAAAACAGACGCTCAATATGAGCAAACAGGGGCCATTTTTAACCGCAGCCGTGCAGTACAGCAACGGTGAAATTTCCCATGGACAGCTGATTCAGGCGACGGTAAAACACGGCTTTAAGGTGGTGCTGGATGCCTTCCATAACGTCAGCGGCAGCCAAATTGATAAGCAGTTTTTTATCAACGAGGTACGGAGCAGCCAGGGCATCCGCCTGACGGATGACTTTTATCGGCTGATGGAAGCCCCGCAGTTTCACAACCTGATTCATGAAACAGATGCCCGCTGGCGTCTGGTCGAGAAAGCCTGGGAGATGAACCTGCCTCCGCAACTGCTGGACGTGCATTTCGATCCGCAGCAGGAAACGTTATTTACCCAGCTAGCCAACAGCCGCATCACGCTAACCAACTGCCGTAACAGCCTGAATGGCTATCAGAAAGGCCATTGTTTTTACTGCCACGCCCCTGTCAGCCTCGAAACCGGTCACCCTCTGCTGGCGGATGTCGATCATTTCCTGCCGCTGGTTGCTCAGCATGGCATGCCTGGGACTAACCTCAACGGCGTCTGGAACCTGGTTCTTGCTTGCCAAAGCTGCAATCGGGGTGAGCAAGGCAAGTTTGCCAGAGTGCCACACATCGATCTGCTTTACCGGCTTCACGCCCGCAATGAATACTTCATTAACAGCCGCCTGCCGCTGCATGAGGCAATCATCAACCAGACGGGCAATAATGAGGCTAAACGCAGAGCATTTTTAAACGACAGGTGGAATGAGGCACATGCTTGCCGCCTGCAAACCTGGCAACCGATTATGCAGAAGGAACTGATTCTCTGA
- the ahr gene encoding NADPH-dependent aldehyde reductase Ahr: MSVIKSYAAPKAGAELALQDFDAGDLLPEDVEVKVEYCGICHSDLSMIDNEWGFSQYPLVAGHEVIGRVHALGSAAQNKGLKVGQRVGIGWTARSCGHCDACISGSQINCQEGSVPTIVNRGGFADKIRVDWQWAIPLPDSIDIESAGPLLCGGITVFKPLLMHHITATSRVGVIGIGGLGHIAIKLLHAMGCEVTAFSSNPSKKEEVLAMGADKVVNSRDPAALTALAGQFDLIINTVSVDLEWQPYFEALAYSGTFHTVGAVMKPFQIRSGTLIGGDRSLSGSATGSPHELRSLMKLVSRAKVQPQIELYPMSKINEAIQHVRDGKARYRVVLKADF, translated from the coding sequence ATGTCTGTTATCAAAAGTTATGCCGCGCCAAAGGCCGGTGCGGAGCTGGCGCTTCAGGATTTCGACGCGGGCGATCTGCTGCCGGAAGATGTCGAGGTTAAAGTCGAGTACTGCGGCATCTGCCATTCGGATTTGTCGATGATCGACAACGAATGGGGTTTCTCGCAGTATCCGCTGGTCGCCGGGCATGAGGTGATTGGCCGCGTGCACGCGCTGGGATCGGCGGCACAAAACAAAGGGCTCAAAGTCGGCCAACGCGTGGGCATCGGCTGGACGGCGAGAAGCTGCGGCCACTGCGATGCGTGTATCAGCGGCAGCCAGATAAACTGCCAGGAAGGCAGCGTGCCGACCATCGTGAACCGTGGCGGCTTCGCCGATAAAATTCGCGTGGACTGGCAATGGGCGATCCCGCTGCCGGACTCCATTGACATAGAATCCGCCGGGCCGCTGCTGTGCGGCGGCATCACGGTGTTTAAACCGCTGCTGATGCACCACATAACCGCCACCAGCCGCGTGGGCGTGATCGGCATCGGCGGCCTTGGGCATATCGCCATCAAGCTGCTGCATGCTATGGGCTGCGAGGTGACGGCGTTCAGTTCTAACCCATCCAAAAAAGAAGAAGTGCTGGCGATGGGCGCGGATAAAGTGGTGAACAGCCGCGATCCGGCCGCGTTAACCGCGCTGGCAGGTCAGTTTGATCTGATCATCAATACCGTCAGCGTTGACCTCGAGTGGCAGCCCTATTTCGAAGCGCTGGCCTACAGCGGCACGTTCCACACCGTGGGCGCGGTGATGAAACCGTTCCAGATCCGCTCCGGCACGCTGATCGGCGGCGACCGCAGCCTTTCCGGGTCGGCAACCGGCTCTCCGCACGAGCTGCGTTCGTTGATGAAGCTGGTTAGCCGGGCGAAGGTTCAGCCGCAGATCGAGCTGTACCCGATGTCGAAAATCAACGAAGCCATCCAGCATGTGCGTGACGGCAAAGCCCGCTACCGCGTGGTATTAAAGGCGGATTTCTGA
- a CDS encoding class I SAM-dependent methyltransferase: MKFKADQTAQKLRGGYYTPQNIADFTTKWVLNNNPKSILEPSCGDGVFFQSLYNNKFDKNIKVQGYELFDIEAKKSIELCKSLGFSDVDITEGDFLEWARIAIQRKKTSFDAIIGNPPFIRYQFLEKNFQENTEAIFKLLDLKFTKHTNAWVPFILSGVSLLNPGGRLGMVIPSEIINVMHAQSLRTFLGEHCSKIVIIDPKEIWFTETLQGAVILLVEKKINMDCASQGVGIKGVSGFDFLQKNPEDIFNETNTISSDTVKGKWTKAVLDKNEINLLNEIIKHPNVHSFDSIANVEVGIVTGANEFFLVNKDVVDTFELSEFTHPMFGRSQHCQGVIYDEAQHLSNIENNLPVYFLYLDKEFHELPKKTQEYIFNGELQGFHKRYKCRIRKPWYKVPSVFSTKLAMLKRSHDAPRLIYNQYQAYTTDTAYRIKPKSNINEEKLSYCFLNPLTAIFAELEGRSYGGGVMELVPSEIRKLFIPLPEKIDFNLSELNNSMMNRSMEKNIAEQGKKIFSHMGYDDEVVEKLIQIWNKLKNRRQRN, from the coding sequence ATGAAATTTAAAGCAGATCAGACAGCTCAAAAACTACGTGGCGGTTATTATACACCACAAAACATCGCTGACTTTACAACAAAATGGGTCCTAAATAATAATCCTAAAAGTATTCTAGAACCTAGTTGCGGTGATGGTGTATTCTTTCAGTCTTTATACAATAATAAATTTGACAAAAACATTAAAGTACAAGGTTATGAACTTTTCGATATAGAAGCTAAAAAATCTATTGAGTTGTGCAAATCCTTAGGTTTTTCAGACGTTGATATCACAGAAGGTGATTTTCTGGAATGGGCAAGGATTGCAATTCAGAGAAAAAAAACTTCTTTTGATGCCATTATTGGCAACCCTCCCTTTATACGTTATCAATTCTTAGAAAAAAATTTCCAAGAAAATACTGAAGCAATTTTCAAATTGCTTGACTTGAAATTTACTAAACATACAAATGCATGGGTGCCTTTTATTTTGTCTGGCGTTTCGCTCCTCAACCCCGGAGGACGTCTTGGCATGGTAATTCCATCAGAAATTATAAATGTAATGCATGCACAATCCTTGAGGACATTCTTAGGTGAGCATTGCTCTAAAATTGTAATTATTGATCCAAAAGAAATATGGTTCACTGAAACCTTACAAGGAGCAGTCATTTTATTAGTTGAAAAGAAAATTAATATGGATTGTGCATCACAAGGTGTCGGAATTAAAGGGGTCAGTGGCTTCGATTTTTTACAAAAAAATCCAGAAGACATATTCAATGAGACAAATACAATCAGTAGTGATACCGTAAAAGGTAAGTGGACAAAAGCCGTACTTGATAAAAATGAAATTAATCTTCTTAATGAAATTATTAAACACCCAAACGTACACTCATTTGATTCTATAGCAAATGTTGAAGTGGGAATTGTCACAGGTGCCAATGAGTTTTTTCTTGTAAATAAAGATGTAGTTGATACATTTGAATTAAGTGAATTCACCCATCCAATGTTTGGAAGAAGTCAACATTGTCAAGGTGTTATATATGATGAGGCTCAACATTTATCTAATATAGAGAATAATCTTCCAGTTTATTTTTTATATTTGGATAAAGAATTTCATGAACTACCTAAAAAAACGCAAGAATACATTTTCAATGGCGAATTACAGGGTTTTCACAAGCGATATAAGTGCAGGATTCGGAAACCTTGGTATAAGGTTCCCTCTGTATTTAGCACAAAACTAGCTATGCTTAAACGCTCTCATGACGCTCCAAGGTTAATTTATAATCAATATCAAGCTTATACAACCGATACAGCCTATAGAATAAAACCTAAATCTAATATCAATGAGGAAAAATTATCCTATTGCTTCCTCAACCCTTTAACTGCGATATTTGCAGAGCTGGAGGGGCGTTCTTATGGTGGTGGGGTAATGGAACTTGTACCTTCTGAAATAAGGAAGCTGTTTATCCCTCTACCGGAAAAAATTGACTTCAATCTATCTGAGTTAAATAACTCTATGATGAACAGATCCATGGAGAAAAATATTGCAGAACAAGGGAAGAAAATATTTTCTCATATGGGATATGATGACGAGGTAGTTGAAAAATTAATCCAGATTTGGAATAAGTTAAAAAATAGAAGACAGAGAAATTAG
- a CDS encoding dihydroxyacetone kinase subunit DhaK, with amino-acid sequence MSRFFYNDRKQLVNDAIEGVIVSSRYRNLVRLDIDPAIRVVTRSDWDKSKVAIISGGGSGHEPAHVGFVGKGMLTAAVCGDLFASPSVDAVLNAIVGVTGDRGCLLIVKNYTGDRLNFGLAAEKAKKHGLKVEMVIVGDDISLPDNKQPRGIAGTALVHKIAGHAAEQGKSLCDVRDIAQKACDSIASMGVAMQTCNLPGSEEEEGRIKGGHVELGLGIHGEPGASTVDTQNSKEVIATLVKHLREATGKESDLAVLINNLGGVSSLEMALLTKELMHSDLGSQIKYLIGPAPLVSALDMKGFSLSAIKLNPDFIQALESEVETAGWQPMVKYHKMPEQKQAVIREDHAVKPSANDEVKALVASVTQTLIAQENHLNALDAKVGDGDTGSTFAEGARDIANLNDKGKLPLNDAASLLGLVGERLATVMGGSSGVLMSIFFTAAGQKVSEKQPLAESLLFGLAQMKRYGGADLGDRTLIDALQPALEALRDKDLNAAAKAAEKGADDTAKMQKANAGRSSYVNSDNLDGVKDPGAVAVAAVFAGLVK; translated from the coding sequence ATGTCCAGATTCTTTTATAACGATCGCAAGCAGTTGGTTAACGATGCCATCGAAGGCGTCATTGTCAGTTCCCGCTACCGCAACCTTGTGCGGCTGGATATCGACCCGGCCATCCGCGTGGTGACCCGCAGCGACTGGGACAAAAGCAAAGTGGCGATCATTTCCGGCGGCGGTTCCGGCCATGAACCTGCGCACGTGGGCTTTGTCGGCAAAGGGATGCTGACCGCGGCGGTGTGTGGCGACCTGTTTGCCTCCCCGAGCGTCGATGCGGTGCTGAATGCGATCGTCGGCGTGACCGGGGATCGCGGCTGCCTGCTGATCGTCAAAAACTACACCGGCGACAGGCTGAACTTTGGTCTTGCCGCCGAGAAAGCCAAAAAGCACGGCCTGAAGGTCGAGATGGTGATCGTCGGCGACGACATCTCGCTGCCGGACAACAAACAGCCGCGCGGTATTGCCGGCACGGCATTAGTCCATAAAATTGCGGGCCATGCCGCAGAGCAGGGCAAATCTCTCTGCGACGTGCGGGACATCGCGCAGAAAGCCTGCGACAGCATTGCCAGCATGGGCGTGGCGATGCAAACCTGCAACCTGCCGGGCAGCGAAGAAGAAGAAGGGCGCATTAAGGGCGGACACGTCGAGCTTGGGCTGGGTATTCACGGCGAGCCGGGTGCCAGCACGGTGGACACACAAAACAGCAAAGAAGTGATTGCCACGCTGGTGAAGCACCTGCGTGAAGCGACAGGCAAAGAGAGCGACCTGGCGGTGCTGATCAACAACCTCGGCGGCGTTTCCTCGCTAGAGATGGCGCTGCTGACCAAAGAGCTGATGCATTCGGATCTCGGTTCACAGATCAAGTATCTGATTGGCCCCGCGCCGCTGGTCAGCGCCCTGGACATGAAAGGCTTCTCGCTCTCTGCCATCAAGTTGAACCCGGACTTTATTCAGGCGCTGGAATCCGAGGTGGAAACCGCAGGCTGGCAGCCGATGGTGAAATACCACAAGATGCCGGAGCAGAAGCAGGCGGTTATCCGTGAAGACCACGCGGTAAAACCGTCTGCCAACGATGAGGTGAAAGCGCTGGTCGCAAGCGTGACCCAAACGCTGATCGCCCAGGAGAACCACCTCAACGCGCTGGACGCCAAAGTGGGCGACGGCGATACCGGCTCAACCTTTGCCGAAGGTGCGCGCGACATCGCCAACCTGAACGACAAAGGCAAGCTGCCGCTGAACGACGCCGCCTCGCTGCTGGGGTTGGTGGGCGAGCGGCTGGCAACGGTGATGGGCGGCTCCAGCGGCGTGCTGATGTCGATCTTCTTCACCGCCGCCGGGCAAAAAGTCAGTGAGAAGCAGCCGCTGGCGGAGTCCCTGCTGTTTGGCCTGGCACAGATGAAGCGCTATGGCGGGGCGGATTTGGGCGACAGAACGTTAATCGACGCCCTGCAGCCGGCGCTGGAAGCGCTGAGGGATAAAGACCTGAACGCCGCCGCGAAGGCCGCAGAGAAGGGCGCGGATGACACGGCGAAGATGCAAAAAGCCAACGCCGGGCGCTCGTCCTATGTGAACAGCGACAACCTCGATGGGGTGAAAGATCCCGGAGCTGTTGCCGTCGCTGCGGTGTTTGCCGGGCTGGTGAAGTAA
- a CDS encoding helix-turn-helix domain-containing protein — translation MTKGWHSADIIAGLRKKGTSLAALSRESGLASSTLANALTRPWPKGEFLIAKALEVHPSEIWPERYVGEDGEIVDRERSMRRNRESVRSSS, via the coding sequence ATGACTAAAGGTTGGCATTCGGCGGACATCATCGCCGGTTTACGCAAGAAAGGAACATCGTTGGCGGCACTTTCACGAGAATCAGGTCTGGCCTCTTCAACGCTGGCAAATGCGTTAACGCGTCCGTGGCCAAAAGGTGAGTTTTTGATTGCTAAGGCGCTTGAAGTTCATCCGAGTGAGATATGGCCCGAGCGGTATGTTGGGGAAGATGGGGAGATTGTTGATCGGGAGAGATCTATGAGACGGAATCGGGAGTCGGTGCGTTCCTCCTCATAA